In Nomascus leucogenys isolate Asia chromosome 11, Asia_NLE_v1, whole genome shotgun sequence, the following proteins share a genomic window:
- the LOC100601632 gene encoding olfactory receptor 9K2, whose amino-acid sequence MLGSKPRVHLYILPCASQQVSTMGDRGTSNHSEMTDFVLAGFRVRPELHILLFLLFLFVYAMILLGNVGMMTIIITDPRLNTPMYFFLGNLSFIDLFYSSVIAPKAMINFWSENKSISFAGCVAQLFLFALFIVTEGFLLAAMAYDHFIAICNPLLYSVQMSTCLCTQLVAGSYFCGCISSVIQTSMTFTLSFCASRAVDHFYCDSRPLQRLSCSDLFIHRMISFSLSCIIILPTIIVIIVSYMYIVSTVLKIHSTEGRKKAFSTCSSHLGVVSVLYGAVFFMYLTPDRFPELSKVASLCYSLVTPMLNPLIYSLRNKDVQEALKKFLEKKNIIL is encoded by the coding sequence ATGCTAGGATCCAAACCAAGAgttcatttgtatattttgccCTGTGCCTCTCAACAGGTTTCTACCATGGGTGACAGGGGAACAAGCAATCACTCAGAAATGACTGACTTCGTTCTTGCAGGCTTCAGGGTACGCCCAGAGCTCCACATTCTCCTCTTcctgctatttttgtttgtttatgccaTGATCCTTCTAGGGAATGTTGGGATGATGACCATTATTATTACTGATCCTCGACTGAACACACCAATGTATTTTTTCCTAGGCAATCTCTCcttcattgatcttttctattcATCTGTTATTGCACCCAAGGCTATGATCAACTTCTGGTCTGAAAACAAGTCTATCTCCTTTGCAGGCTGTGTGGCCCAGCTCTTTCTCTTTGCCCTCTTCATTGTGACTGAGGGATTTCTCCTGGCGGCCATGGCTTATGACCACTTTATTGCCATCTGCAACCCTCTGCTCTACTCTGTTCAAATGTCCACATGTCTCTGTACTCAGTTGGTGGCTGGTTCCTATTTTTGTGGCTGCATTAGCTCAGTTATTCAGACTAGCATGACATTTACTTTATCTTTTTGTGCTTCTCGGGCTGTTGACCACTTTTACTGTGATTCTCGCCCACTTCAGAGACTATCTTGTTCTGACCTCTTTATCCATAGAATgatatctttttctttatcatgTATTATTATCTTGCCTACTATCATAGTCATTATAGTATCTTACATGTATATTGTGTCCACAGTTCTAAAGATACACTCTACTGAGGGACGTAAGAAGGCCTTCTCCACCTGCAGCTCTCACCTGGGAGTTGTGAGTGTGCTGTATGGTGCTGTCTTTTTTATGTATCTCACTCCTGACAGATTTCCTGAGCTGAGTAAAGTGGCATCCTTATGTTACTCCCTAGTCACTCCCATGCTGAATCCTTTGATTTACTCTCTGAGGAACAAAGATGTCCAAGAGGCTCTAAAAAAATttctagagaagaaaaatattattctttga